In Mus caroli chromosome 9, CAROLI_EIJ_v1.1, whole genome shotgun sequence, a single window of DNA contains:
- the Slc22a14 gene encoding solute carrier family 22 member 14 isoform X1: protein MKEEQNHKTAFGSQNSRDTHRHEISFPSQNWSLEMLLRRLKAIDARRDDKFASVMGAIGEFGTFQWRLVVLTFIPSMLSTFFMFSHHFLLTAQRPYCNTSWILEVGPNLTEDEQLNLTLPRASNGSFLTCLMYIPVPWDLDSIIHFGLNYTETCKFGWIYPFANTRSLINEFDLVCGNEPNKENGQTVFLSGILTGSLLFGFLSDKLGRYPIILLSLLGFLIFGFGTAFVSSFYQYLFFRFFVAQASVGYAICSVSLVMEWLVGEHRAQAVILQHCFLTIGFIFLTGLAYKVVHWRLLCLLGGMPMFPLICNIWVLRESPRWLMVRGKVEEAKKVLCYAAEVNKKTIPLSLLNELQIPGKKVAKASILDFCTNQHLFKVVLAIGCVWFTVSYISFTLNFKMNDFGLDVYFVQMVRSIVAVPARLCCIILLEYFGRKWALNLTLFLVTSTCLFLLFLPQEPKSPIILTLMLAEFSMAGTVSIFFIYTAELLPTVLRSTGLGMVSLAWVAGAISSVTIFKQTKTQLPIFFCCLCCVLALCFSSLVPETGSQSLRDSVEYNIRDSTEPKDRNKDVPTVIAEESMSDVVADSEVTKNATLNAVTFKPEENSLLNMTLEVPKMDLPVQPLKDQPP, encoded by the exons ATGAAGGAAGAACAGAACCACAAGACAGCGTTCGGATCCCAGAATTCCAGGGACACACACCGGCATGAGATTTCCTTTCCCTCGCAGAACTGGTCCTTGGAGATGCTGCTACGCAGATTGAAGGCCATAGATGCCAGGAGGGATGACAAGTTTGCCAGCGTTATGGGTGCCATTGGGGAGTTTGGCACATTCCAGTGGAGGCTGGTGGTCCTCACCTTCATCCCCAGCATGCTGTCAACCTTCTTCATGTTCTCTCATCACTTCTTGCTCACAGCTCAGAGGCCCTACTGTAACACCAGCTGGATCCTGGAAGTGGGCCCCAATCTCACAGAGGATGAGCAGCTGAACCTGACCCTGCCCCGAGCATCCAATGgcagcttcctgacctgcctcATGTATATACCCGTGCCATGGGACCTAGACTCTATCATCCACTTTGGCCTCAATTATACAGAAACATGCAAATTCGGGTGGATCTACCCTTTCGCTAACACGCGTTCTCTGATCAATGAG TTTGACCTGGTATGTGGCAACGAACCAAACAAGGAAAATGGGCAGACTGTGTTCCTGTCAGGCATCTTGACAGGGTCTCTTCTCTTCGGGTTCTTAAGTGACAA GTTGGGCCGCTATCCAATCATCCTGCTGTCGCTGCTGGGGTTCCTCATCTTTGGCTTCGGAACAGCCTTTGTGAGCAGCTTTTATCAATATCTGTTCTTCCGCTTTTTTGTGGCCCAGGCCTCCGTGGGCTACGCCATCTGCAGTGTATCTTTAG TCATGGAGTGGCTGGTGGGCGAGCACCGCGCTCAAGCCGTCATCCTCCAGCACTGCTTCCTCACCATAGGGTTCATATTCCTGACCGGACTCGCTTACAAAGTCGTTCACTGGAGATTGCTGTGCCTGCTGGGCGGCATGCCCATGTTTCCCCTTATCTGCAATATCTG GGTTCTCCGAGAGTCCCCACGATGGctgatggtgagaggcaaggtgGAAGAAGCTAAGAAGGTCCTGTGCTATGCAGCTGAGGTGAACAAGAAGACCATCCCTTTAAGTCTACTCAATGAG CTACAGATTCCAGGAAAGAAAGTGGCAAAGGCTTCTATCTTGGACTTCTGTACCAATCAGCACCTCTTCAAGGTGGTCTTGGCTATTGGCTGTGTATG gttTACTGTCAGTTACATCAGTTTTACACTGAACTTCAAGATGAACGACTTTGGGCTGGACGTCTACTTCGTGCAAATGGTCCGGAGCATAGTGGCAGTGCCGGCCCGGCTGTGTTGTATCATTCTCCTGGAGTATTTTGGGAGGAAGTGGGCCTTAAACCTGACTCTCTTCCTAGTCACCTCCACgtgtttgtttctccttttcctcccccaag AGCCGAAGTCGCCAATAATCTTGACGCTCATGCTTGCAGAGTTCAGCATGGCTGGCACTGtctctattttctttatctacactGCAGAGCTCCTTCCCACAGTCCTCAG GTCTACAGGTCTGGGAATGGTGTCTCTAGCCTGGGTAGCTGGAGCCATCTCATCTGTGACCATCTTCAAACAGACCAAAACACAGCTGCCCATCTTCTTCTGTTGTCTGTGTTGCGTATTGGCCTTGTGCTTCTCCTCCCTGGTGCCAGAAACAGGAAGCCAGTCTCTCCGTGACAGCGTAGAGTACAATATAAG AGATTCTACTGAGCCCAAGGATAGAAACAAGGATGTTCCCACAGTGATAGCTGAGGAGTCGATGTCTGACGTTGTGGCTGATTCTGAAGTGACAAAAAATGCCACGCTCAATGCTGTGACCTTCAAGCCAGAAGAAAATAGCCTCCTCAACATGACCTTGGAGGTACCCAAGATGGACTTACCAGTCCAGCCCCTTAAGGACCAGCCTCCCTAG
- the Slc22a14 gene encoding solute carrier family 22 member 14 isoform X3 yields the protein MKEEQNHKTAFGSQNSRDTHRHEISFPSQNWSLEMLLRRLKAIDARRDDKFASVMAQRPYCNTSWILEVGPNLTEDEQLNLTLPRASNGSFLTCLMYIPVPWDLDSIIHFGLNYTETCKFGWIYPFANTRSLINEFDLVCGNEPNKENGQTVFLSGILTGSLLFGFLSDKLGRYPIILLSLLGFLIFGFGTAFVSSFYQYLFFRFFVAQASVGYAICSVSLVMEWLVGEHRAQAVILQHCFLTIGFIFLTGLAYKVVHWRLLCLLGGMPMFPLICNIWVLRESPRWLMVRGKVEEAKKVLCYAAEVNKKTIPLSLLNELQIPGKKVAKASILDFCTNQHLFKVVLAIGCVWFTVSYISFTLNFKMNDFGLDVYFVQMVRSIVAVPARLCCIILLEYFGRKWALNLTLFLVTSTCLFLLFLPQEPKSPIILTLMLAEFSMAGTVSIFFIYTAELLPTVLRSTGLGMVSLAWVAGAISSVTIFKQTKTQLPIFFCCLCCVLALCFSSLVPETGSQSLRDSVEYNIRDSTEPKDRNKDVPTVIAEESMSDVVADSEVTKNATLNAVTFKPEENSLLNMTLEVPKMDLPVQPLKDQPP from the exons ATGAAGGAAGAACAGAACCACAAGACAGCGTTCGGATCCCAGAATTCCAGGGACACACACCGGCATGAGATTTCCTTTCCCTCGCAGAACTGGTCCTTGGAGATGCTGCTACGCAGATTGAAGGCCATAGATGCCAGGAGGGATGACAAGTTTGCCAGCGTTATGG CTCAGAGGCCCTACTGTAACACCAGCTGGATCCTGGAAGTGGGCCCCAATCTCACAGAGGATGAGCAGCTGAACCTGACCCTGCCCCGAGCATCCAATGgcagcttcctgacctgcctcATGTATATACCCGTGCCATGGGACCTAGACTCTATCATCCACTTTGGCCTCAATTATACAGAAACATGCAAATTCGGGTGGATCTACCCTTTCGCTAACACGCGTTCTCTGATCAATGAG TTTGACCTGGTATGTGGCAACGAACCAAACAAGGAAAATGGGCAGACTGTGTTCCTGTCAGGCATCTTGACAGGGTCTCTTCTCTTCGGGTTCTTAAGTGACAA GTTGGGCCGCTATCCAATCATCCTGCTGTCGCTGCTGGGGTTCCTCATCTTTGGCTTCGGAACAGCCTTTGTGAGCAGCTTTTATCAATATCTGTTCTTCCGCTTTTTTGTGGCCCAGGCCTCCGTGGGCTACGCCATCTGCAGTGTATCTTTAG TCATGGAGTGGCTGGTGGGCGAGCACCGCGCTCAAGCCGTCATCCTCCAGCACTGCTTCCTCACCATAGGGTTCATATTCCTGACCGGACTCGCTTACAAAGTCGTTCACTGGAGATTGCTGTGCCTGCTGGGCGGCATGCCCATGTTTCCCCTTATCTGCAATATCTG GGTTCTCCGAGAGTCCCCACGATGGctgatggtgagaggcaaggtgGAAGAAGCTAAGAAGGTCCTGTGCTATGCAGCTGAGGTGAACAAGAAGACCATCCCTTTAAGTCTACTCAATGAG CTACAGATTCCAGGAAAGAAAGTGGCAAAGGCTTCTATCTTGGACTTCTGTACCAATCAGCACCTCTTCAAGGTGGTCTTGGCTATTGGCTGTGTATG gttTACTGTCAGTTACATCAGTTTTACACTGAACTTCAAGATGAACGACTTTGGGCTGGACGTCTACTTCGTGCAAATGGTCCGGAGCATAGTGGCAGTGCCGGCCCGGCTGTGTTGTATCATTCTCCTGGAGTATTTTGGGAGGAAGTGGGCCTTAAACCTGACTCTCTTCCTAGTCACCTCCACgtgtttgtttctccttttcctcccccaag AGCCGAAGTCGCCAATAATCTTGACGCTCATGCTTGCAGAGTTCAGCATGGCTGGCACTGtctctattttctttatctacactGCAGAGCTCCTTCCCACAGTCCTCAG GTCTACAGGTCTGGGAATGGTGTCTCTAGCCTGGGTAGCTGGAGCCATCTCATCTGTGACCATCTTCAAACAGACCAAAACACAGCTGCCCATCTTCTTCTGTTGTCTGTGTTGCGTATTGGCCTTGTGCTTCTCCTCCCTGGTGCCAGAAACAGGAAGCCAGTCTCTCCGTGACAGCGTAGAGTACAATATAAG AGATTCTACTGAGCCCAAGGATAGAAACAAGGATGTTCCCACAGTGATAGCTGAGGAGTCGATGTCTGACGTTGTGGCTGATTCTGAAGTGACAAAAAATGCCACGCTCAATGCTGTGACCTTCAAGCCAGAAGAAAATAGCCTCCTCAACATGACCTTGGAGGTACCCAAGATGGACTTACCAGTCCAGCCCCTTAAGGACCAGCCTCCCTAG
- the Slc22a14 gene encoding solute carrier family 22 member 14 isoform X2, with amino-acid sequence MKEEQNHKTAFGSQNSRDTHRHEISFPSQNWSLEMLLRRLKAIDARRDDKFASVMGAIGEFGTFQWRLVVLTFIPSMLSTFFMFSHHFLLTAQRPYCNTSWILEVGPNLTEDEQLNLTLPRASNGSFLTCLMYIPVPWDLDSIIHFGLNYTETCKFGWIYPFANTRSLINEFDLVCGNEPNKENGQTVFLSGILTGSLLFGFLSDKLGRYPIILLSLLGFLIFGFGTAFVSSFYQYLFFRFFVAQASVGYAICSVSLGFIFLTGLAYKVVHWRLLCLLGGMPMFPLICNIWVLRESPRWLMVRGKVEEAKKVLCYAAEVNKKTIPLSLLNELQIPGKKVAKASILDFCTNQHLFKVVLAIGCVWFTVSYISFTLNFKMNDFGLDVYFVQMVRSIVAVPARLCCIILLEYFGRKWALNLTLFLVTSTCLFLLFLPQEPKSPIILTLMLAEFSMAGTVSIFFIYTAELLPTVLRSTGLGMVSLAWVAGAISSVTIFKQTKTQLPIFFCCLCCVLALCFSSLVPETGSQSLRDSVEYNIRDSTEPKDRNKDVPTVIAEESMSDVVADSEVTKNATLNAVTFKPEENSLLNMTLEVPKMDLPVQPLKDQPP; translated from the exons ATGAAGGAAGAACAGAACCACAAGACAGCGTTCGGATCCCAGAATTCCAGGGACACACACCGGCATGAGATTTCCTTTCCCTCGCAGAACTGGTCCTTGGAGATGCTGCTACGCAGATTGAAGGCCATAGATGCCAGGAGGGATGACAAGTTTGCCAGCGTTATGGGTGCCATTGGGGAGTTTGGCACATTCCAGTGGAGGCTGGTGGTCCTCACCTTCATCCCCAGCATGCTGTCAACCTTCTTCATGTTCTCTCATCACTTCTTGCTCACAGCTCAGAGGCCCTACTGTAACACCAGCTGGATCCTGGAAGTGGGCCCCAATCTCACAGAGGATGAGCAGCTGAACCTGACCCTGCCCCGAGCATCCAATGgcagcttcctgacctgcctcATGTATATACCCGTGCCATGGGACCTAGACTCTATCATCCACTTTGGCCTCAATTATACAGAAACATGCAAATTCGGGTGGATCTACCCTTTCGCTAACACGCGTTCTCTGATCAATGAG TTTGACCTGGTATGTGGCAACGAACCAAACAAGGAAAATGGGCAGACTGTGTTCCTGTCAGGCATCTTGACAGGGTCTCTTCTCTTCGGGTTCTTAAGTGACAA GTTGGGCCGCTATCCAATCATCCTGCTGTCGCTGCTGGGGTTCCTCATCTTTGGCTTCGGAACAGCCTTTGTGAGCAGCTTTTATCAATATCTGTTCTTCCGCTTTTTTGTGGCCCAGGCCTCCGTGGGCTACGCCATCTGCAGTGTATCTTTAG GGTTCATATTCCTGACCGGACTCGCTTACAAAGTCGTTCACTGGAGATTGCTGTGCCTGCTGGGCGGCATGCCCATGTTTCCCCTTATCTGCAATATCTG GGTTCTCCGAGAGTCCCCACGATGGctgatggtgagaggcaaggtgGAAGAAGCTAAGAAGGTCCTGTGCTATGCAGCTGAGGTGAACAAGAAGACCATCCCTTTAAGTCTACTCAATGAG CTACAGATTCCAGGAAAGAAAGTGGCAAAGGCTTCTATCTTGGACTTCTGTACCAATCAGCACCTCTTCAAGGTGGTCTTGGCTATTGGCTGTGTATG gttTACTGTCAGTTACATCAGTTTTACACTGAACTTCAAGATGAACGACTTTGGGCTGGACGTCTACTTCGTGCAAATGGTCCGGAGCATAGTGGCAGTGCCGGCCCGGCTGTGTTGTATCATTCTCCTGGAGTATTTTGGGAGGAAGTGGGCCTTAAACCTGACTCTCTTCCTAGTCACCTCCACgtgtttgtttctccttttcctcccccaag AGCCGAAGTCGCCAATAATCTTGACGCTCATGCTTGCAGAGTTCAGCATGGCTGGCACTGtctctattttctttatctacactGCAGAGCTCCTTCCCACAGTCCTCAG GTCTACAGGTCTGGGAATGGTGTCTCTAGCCTGGGTAGCTGGAGCCATCTCATCTGTGACCATCTTCAAACAGACCAAAACACAGCTGCCCATCTTCTTCTGTTGTCTGTGTTGCGTATTGGCCTTGTGCTTCTCCTCCCTGGTGCCAGAAACAGGAAGCCAGTCTCTCCGTGACAGCGTAGAGTACAATATAAG AGATTCTACTGAGCCCAAGGATAGAAACAAGGATGTTCCCACAGTGATAGCTGAGGAGTCGATGTCTGACGTTGTGGCTGATTCTGAAGTGACAAAAAATGCCACGCTCAATGCTGTGACCTTCAAGCCAGAAGAAAATAGCCTCCTCAACATGACCTTGGAGGTACCCAAGATGGACTTACCAGTCCAGCCCCTTAAGGACCAGCCTCCCTAG